The following nucleotide sequence is from Trifolium pratense cultivar HEN17-A07 linkage group LG2, ARS_RC_1.1, whole genome shotgun sequence.
ttttagccaaaatttgccaaagggggagattgttggtgttttgattggctacatttttgcaaaagccaaccagccagatgctggactgaggtgctgtagcattatagtacagcatcctgatactctgtttttcgtgcagaatttttatttcaaatctgagtcaagatttgcttcaattatatattcaggcacgtgcgtctgggcaaaacgagccttgctcagcaagttttattgaagtcggttgaaggaatgttatttaaaacaaaaatataattatattatatttttggcgtttttttttgtttggtacaacatgaattatatttctggaaataatttagggttggccaCAATTTTTACAGCTGTGTTTGTCTAAAGacctagcttgcacatcaagacaattgaagactataaatatgtgaagcctcaagcctttacaactcatgtattctaaaccgtgttctttacaaagtgtgagtttttagggtttagagtttgtgtcttttgtcagcctttcttgtgtcactttgatgcaagtttaggactgtgttttggttgttaattgtaagctactcctaagctttgaagcacggagttagcgtgtgtgattcactcaaaagcttttaagcaagagtgtgttctagtttctaggagagtgtctccatcctgattattattattgacagcaacatggtacgtgttgttagagggaatttgggacggggtctcattatctaagaggttcttaggtaggattgcacgggtagtgtctaggtgataagtcaagtaccgggtgttggtcgagggctttgaactagagctattatagtggattcattcctggattggtatcccccagagtaggtgacgttgcactgaactgggttaagaATTATCTgcgttatttattgttctgcaatttatttatttactgtgttctgcgactgtcttgctgcaacatatgctatagcatcctgtgcagcattgtgttcactgcgtgccagatttcacaATTAAACAAAGGAAAAAGGTCGAAATACAGTTTGATGCACTGCCACAACCATGTCGATATTTGGCACGACCGTGTGGTCTGACTGACCAGCTTCTCTTGATTTTTCTTGCTCTTTAAGCTCCACAAATGCACGTTAAAGCTCACTAAGTCACTTAAAGTCTTTAGACCATCTACAATGGAGATACttatttttgagtacttaactggaccccacgtgtacacatcacttatttataatttttttaataatggtacctaataagtactcaatccctccaacccaaatctcttaaaaaaatttaaataggtCCCACCAATAACACATTCCACCAATAACTATgcatcattataaatgggacccacaaaaataaaataggtatcacttcttattgtagaaccagtacctattaggtactctttgtgttttgctccaatgggagtacctattaggtactagtacttaaaaaaataagtacccaccattggagatggtcttagatAAGATGAATGCTCCATAAAAGCtccatttatcatattttttattcaattttcatcACTTGGTCCATACTCCACCTAATAttagaaaataaacaaaaggtAGTAAAGATGAtccaaaatattaaataaaacataaaattattatagaaaatagCTAAATAAAATTAGCATAAAAAAACGCCTTTATGGAGTGACCTAACACAAAAGTTGCATCCGAAAGATTCGAACCTGAAACTTTAAGAGGAGCATACTCTAAAGTCTCAAGCTTTAACCAATATGTGttagttttaataaaatatttaaaataagagtttattttatttattcaaaatactACTAAATATCATGCATATTAATAAGTCTCGTAGTAATCAAATTTCTTATATTGGTTGTAGATACAAAGATTATAATATACtactccgtcctaaaatataaggaaaaattggtcaaagaaaattgatgtaaccaaatacatcaattttctttgaccaattttcccttatattttgggacggagggagtaaatgttaggttaaataagaaaatatgcaAACAGATCTGACGCGCTCTCCTTCTTCCTGTCGCCACACCACGACCCTCCACCTCTCCTTCTTTCTCCCAAACAGACCAAGTCACCGCACCATCACCGTTTCTCTCTCTCACTAGTCGCCTCCTCGCCTGCTCTTCGAATCTACCGGCCTAGTGACGTGTTTTTTACTGCCAACCGCCACAATGTAGCTTCACAGCATGGTGGTGCGACAAGAACAGTCTCCGCACCACCGTCGACCCTTGTCTCCGACCTCGAAGCTGTCGTTGAGGATCTATAACTCATGAGGTTTGGGCTTTGCTTTCATACTCATGAGGTTTGGGACATTTCGTCGTCATAGTCGCTGCTATATATGTTCTTGCCTCTGCTGCTTAACACGTTCGAGTTTGGGTTCTCTAAACCCGTCTAGGGCTTTCATCAATAACAGTGGTGGTTTTGCATCTCGTCATCTGGTTCGATTGATTTTTAACTTATCTAGTGTCTTTCGGTTTGACATCAAGTTGTGGCTCAAAAGGGCTGTTTTGGAATGTTGCGGTTCTGCATGGAGCGGTTGGTACTTGGATAGTTTTTTTACAGACGATTCATTCACCATGATTGTGCCACGTTCGTGTTGACATTGTTTGCATCACCTTTTCGGGTTTGTTTATGTGGTTGCTGATATATGTATATGTCCTTGTGATCGATTTCAGACTAATTTGATATTCACCGGTGGCTTCACTGTGTTAAAGGTTTTGTTTGTTGTCGCGTTTGTGGCAGGGAGTTGATGATCTAGGTGATGCTTATTAGATTAATATCCCCATCACATTCTTGATTTGACGTGAGACTGGTTTGACTCAAAAGAGTCTTGAATGCTTGTTGAGATTTATCGCAAGTGGTTGTGGGTACGTGATTTGGTTCGTGTTGACGGTCATTTCTTTCACTATTTTTTAGACCTGGGTTGGTGCTTGCTGACTATGATAGTTTGCTAGAATCAATCATATAGATTCCATTTGTGCCGATTTTATATTTGTATCTCTTGTTTGGGTCGACCTGCACTTTGTGAGATTTTACTAGGTcaggttttttgttttgtaatttttttcttttattatcgattatatatattatgaaaataTGGTAGACGATgaaaatctttaattttaagAGTGTCTTTATTGATACTCCCTCtatcccattttataagacctcatttgactaaatgcgctattcatatgtcttgttttagccgtatttttctaaaaatatataaatgtaaatattatcatataacatataagatcttgtttgatttgtttcgacgagtattttcaaaatatcaaatttctataatttttactaatacacgATTAAAGATAAATTAAGTATTGATGTACGTGTAGTGGTCAATTAGTCCTTTTATTTTGGGACGGCGGGAGCACTTCTAAAAATCCTTTGATACCTGATATTATCTTTAACTtacaaaaaaatagtttataggCTTTCTCCACTTCGATTGACTAAGTATTATTATTTACTGAAATGTgaataaacaaatattataatatatactcTCTCCAACCCAAAttataagtgaaaattaaaaaaaattacatttattaagaaaaagtaaaacatgataatttgaaatatgtttttttgagttatccttggaataagttgcataggaagatataaaaataatttttatttttatttttggaaaacgatgtaaatttttttttattgattgttgtttattgagaaaaggaaagagagggaaaattaaatacaatttacatttaattttatgagaataagagaaaaatattcttgaaaattattttttttccttataatttgagacaaaaaatatGGATTTTATTCTCTTTAAGACGAGGAAAAAGTATATACATTATCTCCTCAACAAAGTATATACCttatccaaatccaaaatgaataaaataatcatttaaGTGAGAGtattttgagaaataaaaatttcaaattgttcGTGGGGATACGCAAAAGAGAAAATATGTTGTCGCTTGATCACTCATTTTATTTATGGATATTTTCAAGTGTCGACATTTGgcgtattttttattttttattactccTAATGgtgcttataaataaataaataaatatcattttcatATCTGTCTTTGGATTGAGTCGTTGAATCTTCAATTACTTTTGAATACAAAATGTGTAATAAGATACGcatccgtttttttttttatatactaaacatccattgttttttatttatttttacaaaacatccattgttttaattttaaataacagAAAATGTGTAGCCCTAATTTCTTAAATAGACAACCTACTCCTTCTCTTTAAGTTTTCTTCTCCtccttttataaaaaagacccAAAATCACTCATTtgcatctttttttatttgctttaatctaaataaatggttttcacatagattattgtgtgtttttttatttcgttgTCCCGTCTTTATGCAGTATTTATATTCTCGTCTTGTTGTGGTGTTCGTTTGATTGAATTGGCAGATCAACCTCGCTCAACTACTGATTCACACGATGATTAAGTTCGTCAACGATGCAGATACGGAGACATAAGTATTCTggttactttaattttatcacattatttgtaggcatgagtatgccgttttatgctattaacttggatgctgtgagtttgttcgcagattcattattttcatttttagcgGTATTGAATTTGTACTTGAATCTGATTtactctatcaatttgaatgaatgaatatcttttattttagtaaaaaaaaataatagaaaatgtgtatatttcaagagaaaaaattgatttacattttttttgacaaaaagaatcttatatcatttcattattcaaaataaaagtaatagaATGAGGTAATAACTCAGAACTATAGCAACTAGACCAAAAAATGGCCGCTCTAGCAAACGTGTGGGCAGCCATATTTGCTTGTCGCTTGATAAACTTAACCACAAAGTTTGATTTACCGTTAATAACAAATTATTGTgtaaattaatataaatcatATAATTGATTTGAATGATAATGCAGAACAAATCatgaaattacaaaattaaatatgcattattttttattaaatgattATATTAACTagaattaatcattttttttaactagaaTTAATCTTATAATACGTTTTACTTGTGCATAAACATGTTCTCAtcttttgtaaaaaagaaaaagatgtttttttgacaaacaaaagCTCAAAACATTTTATTAATCAATAACGTTTCAATACAAAAAGATATGGCCGCCTTAATGAGCGTGTGAGcaaatagaaaacaaataaCTTTACCATGGTTCAAATAGAAAACAATTTCCTTATACCGTCATGAAATGTTAAAAATGTAATGAAAAACTAGGAGTAATGAAAAgataagaaagaaaataaatcttttaccATCACGAAAGGTTAATTTAATAATGATAGTAAAGAGGAAACATTTATCCATCCTTACGATAAGACACATAGCCAAAAGATAATTTGTGTCTTTTAAACTAACAATTCAtgcctaatttttttataaatcctACGTggacttatatttttactcatattaatactcattatttataataattatttatacgGGATATATATttctaatcatataataataagcgtgtttatttttttataatttctacacaAAAATTAATATCCTTGAAAATTTGAATGGGGTCTTAGAAaaggaacaaagaaaaaatctcaagagtattttatatttagggacggaggtattaatttttatggagacctatatttatatccatatattaattaaacacaGCCGTTTATTTTCTACAATTTCAACGAGAGCATATATTTCTGCTCATATATTACGAGGACCTATATTtcaactcatatattaatatgcatgcctactttttataattttagcagagacttatatattttttactcatgTATTAAGACGCATGCctatttttttctataataGTAATTTTTACGTACGGAGacttatatttctactcatatattaagatatgtttctatttttttataatttttacagggacttatatttctactcatatattacaagtatatattttttataatttctacggggcatttttttactcatatattaagaCGCATGCCTATTTTTTATAGTAGTAATTTTTACTGAGatctatatttctactcatatattaacgtgtttctatttttttataatttttatggggacctatatttataatcatataataatactaCGCGTATCTATTTTTTTGTACTAGTATTTAATAATTGTTAAAGTTTTATAAAGGGTTTTATAAGTTGATGAATgcgaaaaaatattaaattatttttaggaGAAGATATGGCTATATAAAGAGATTAAgtcattctattttttacaTGCAAAGAGGAAACAATATGGCTAAAACTCTCAAATTTGTTTATGCTATAattctatttcttttcttattttttgtcGCAACGGAAGCCGGTACAGGTAAGTCATTTGTTCGATCATCCTTTTCCTTCTTTACTTTGTACTTACCACCTAATCTGTTATGATTTAATtactaactttattttattaattatcattttcttATTACAGAACTTGTAGAATGTGAAAAAGATAGTGATTGTCCAATATCTTGGCACGAGTTTTTTCACAATAAGTGCTATCTTAATAAATGTAAATGGGTTTTCAGGTTTCCTTGATTCTATGAGTTTCACACCAAGGAGAATGAGATTGTGTGCTATCAAATTAAATGTTATGTGTAGTATACCTTAAGATACAATATTCCATTAgttgtcatttatttatttatttattgtaatgCCACCCAATAATGTTTTCTTAATTTCCCTTTGTATATATGTATCATGTTCATGTATATGTATAttgtgtgtcaaaaaaataaaataaagaaactaGTACGTATAAATTTTGTATTCTAAGATGATGGTAAggttgcataaaaaaaatgatggtaaGGCAATAGAGAGTATTATTTAGATTATTTAGGTTgcataaaaaaatgttgaaaaatatatatttttcttacttCAAagcctataatttttttaatgccaTAATTTATACTTATCATTTTCAAACacttcaatttatctttcatTTACCTATTAATTAAACTTATCTtgtaatttctaaaatttatcaTTCTAGCTACATGATGATTGAAAAAATTTTAGAATAGATCGGAGCTAGAataatacaaataatataaaataaatttgttgaAAAGAATAATAACTATTAGATTAGATGAACCTTTCAACTAAGTAGCATATACTTACTATAACCTAAATCGatatagtaacaaaaaaaatatatctatatatatatcccTCACGTCAACGACAACCACAATATACATGATTATTATCTCTTCCTCTTATTAGAAATCCACACCATAGAAGTACATGcaaaaaatagaagaaacacATTCTCTACCTAACGAATGTTATGCAATATACTTATgttacataaatattttttaaggtgGTGATTTATCTTATGTTacataaatttcttttaaatatgCAAAAATGATTTTATCATTGTTTTAGTGAAATCGGTTATAGACTTAGAAGAGAAACTCGGTATATTTTTCAAAGTTGAGGAATGAAAAAATAgtcgaaaaataattaattcattaGTCAGAGAAAGATTGTTcttgacaaaattattttaggCATTCGGTTTATAGTGAAATTCTTCTGCGAGCAAAATGCGTCGTCAAGAGGAAGCTTGGGGTGAAAGTCATCATGACATTTTGTGATGCACAGTGATGTGTGTAAGAGTCGATTTGATGGGCAGGTGATGAATTTAAGAGATATTTAGTAAAGGTTTAGTTGAACTAGTGCGTTTAATCTGCTAAACAAATAGGAGAATACACTAGACTATCTTGTTCTATCTTGCACTGTTATGTTTAGTATTTACTATTTTGCGAATCAAACATTCGGCACTAAGTTTAGCGGCCAGAAGCTAGTAAACAGGAAAAACTAATGACATCTGCATCTTCAAAAGAACAAATTTGTGAGCTTTTATACGGTTTGTAACGCATTAAAAGCTGCTACTATTCAATGGAAGCAAAATACCATCTCAAAAATTTCTCATACATATTTATCTTTTAATGCTAAGAACTTAAAACCAACAATCGGATAGCTTAAtccttcaaaaacaaaaaaaatcggATAGCTTAAGGAAGAAGGAAGTAGAACATTACTACCAAACAACCTATTCCATCAGCTAACAATCAAAAGAAAGATCTAAATTACGGGTGGCTCTACCCGCCAACTAACATACAGCGCTTCATCACAAACAAATTAATCAGATTGTGCCATTCTGTCCACCATTATTTTCGTGGTGTGGTTTCCCACTGCAACAGTAGAAATGTGGAAGCCTGACACGACCACAACCCCTGCAGAAGTGAAGTTATTAATCACATATGAAGTTCTGAACCAGAAAAATACATGAATTTAATTTGTCAATCTTATAGCAATAATAGACTCATAGTTTCATACAATACTTAATAAACTAATCAATGTATGTCGTGTATACAATAGACATGCTTTTGAATTTGTTCGTGCAACCGAGTAATAAATCCTTCTCAGGAAGGTAGTCAAATCCCATGAATCAcccctttttctttttctcttttgtcaTCAACAAGCtaggaagaaaaagaaggattGAATTTTAACCTTCCTAGAATTATGCACATATATGATTTTCATAGAATCTAATAGATAAATCATTTTCAACCCCAACACAATATGACTATGAAATATATGTACAGTTAAGCTTTCACAATTTCAGAACAAGGCCTACTTAAGACAAAAGACACATATAGCAGAGCTAAGTTTGTTAAAGAGAAACCGAAAGCAATAAATGAAACGTGTTATGTtgtgaagaaaaacaaaactgaGTTAAGCATAAGCTACAATGAATATGTGCTAATGGACCGAGTCCAACAAATGTGcactttttataataaaaatgagCAAAACcattaaaatatcataaatcCTACACACACATCGATAACGTTTTTCTTTTGATGGACTGTCAAACTcatgtagaaaaataaattgatttgtGTTGTTCTCTTACGGCAtctatttaaattcaatttttcaagctatttttttttatatcagaGAGGGCTAAAAGCCCGGAAAAAAGAGAACTACAAAGAAATCAATAGAGGAACAGACATCCCCATACTATCAGCAAATAACAAGTGACTGACTTGAGTCGGCCGAGACTCGTAATAACAAATACCCGCACCCAAAGAACATCCAAGATTTGCTAAAGCATCTACACTTTGGATGGCTTCACGATACGAATGTCGCACCACAACTTCCCAATCCAACTCCATAAGAGCCCGTATTTTTGTCACCAACGCTCTACCCATAGGACTACCCTCTTGGTTGCTATTTAAAATATTAGCCACCATGAGAGAGTCTACATTTACCTCCACAGCTCTAAAACCCAACCTTCTAACATACTTCAAGCCTTCAAACACTCCCCAAAGTTCCTCCAAATACGCATTACACCTTCCAATACACTTCGCGAAACCACACAACCACTCTCCATCGCTGCCCCTTATGATACCACCACAACCGGCTATCCCATTATCCTTACAAGAACCATCTGAGTTCAACTTTACCCACCCATTCGGCAGTGGCTTCCAGCCAATCAAAACCAACTCACGTTGAGATTCCACTATtattctattaaaattcatagCATGCTTATAGTCTCACAGTAGCTTAGATATATGATCTGCTAGAAATAAAAGCCTTTGAAATGTATCATAGTGCATCTCTTTATTCCTCCAATGCCACAAACAATGACAAGCCATGGCCCAATAATCAGCTACATTGCTATTCCCTCCGACATCCGTagtcatattaaaataaatccAGCTCTTCAAATCTCCCAAAAAGAATTTATCTCTCAGACTCATATTCACAACATTTAACCAAAGTGGCATAACTAGAGGGCAATCTCTCAAAGCATGTAAAGTATCGTCAATAATATTACCACAATAACTACAGCTTGAGCTTCCAAATCCCATTCTACTTTTATTGTAATTCATAAGAAGTCTATCGTGTGGCAGTACCCAAATAAAATGTCGAACTCTTTCCGGAACAGTCAAATTCCAAATTCTCTTCCAGCCACCCCCGTCATTACAAGGCCGGTGCTCACACAAATATTGATACAGGCAAGCTACAGAAAATTTACCTGCTATTTCAGCAAAGTAAATGCGTGCATCTGATCCTGCAGTGTCAGGAGGCACAGGGAGCCAACTATTCAACAAAGTCCAATTCCATTCTCCATTACTATCCACCAGATCGGATACCTTGGCATGCTGTAGTAAGTCTAGGCTCTATCCAAGCACGAGACCAAGCATCCACCAACTGTCCATCACCCAAAGACCAATAGCAAAATTCGTTCAAATTGGGCCATAAATTTGTAGTAATAGCTTTCCAGAGACTCGAATCAGTCGGTCTCGCAACAGGTTGTTCTATATTCACGTTGCGATTGTATTTCCCCCATAAATTCTCAAGctattttaatcaaacaaaaaactttcaaaattcttttttttttgaagatgcTAAAGTAGTCCACCCAAATTGGTACGAGAGAGAatcaaacctgagaccttaaggaggagcacactcccagtcccaagccaataccactagaccaaaccaaGTGGGTTCCTCTacatattattactatttactATACATAAACTTATTTGTTTTCTCAAGTGTTATACATAAACTAGAACTAGACCAATCCAAGTGCTATTTACTATATATTGACTGTAAACAAACAAGCTGCTAAAGCTTACTTGCATAGGACAAGCACAGGAACAGGTTTGAGAGCTTTTGGTCCATTTCTTATTCCTCTTTTATGAGGAGAAgtctgaaaaacaaaaattaattaatcaacatAATTTGTCCTTAAAACATTCATCAAAGTAGTTATGGAGATACCTTACCTTCCGTTTTGGGACAGCCATGAGCTCCAAAGAGCCACCAAAACAGAAACTATTCAACCCATGGTAAATGCTCCCAGCTAAAGGAGGAGATTGAGATTGAGAATGAGGAACGGAATGAATCAACCTATTCAACCCTAAAATGCTATCAAATTTCCTTCTAGCCTCCCTTAGAATTGCGATTCGCATTGTCATTGCAGGATTGAATCTGCAGAACGTCATTCTAGCCCCAAACTCCGCCAAAACTAAATTCAAGCTCctgcttttttctttttatcgccGCGCTTTTTTTTACCATACAGAAACAGTATCTATCTaggttttgagtttttttttttttttttttacaaaatcattTTGCTATTTAAGTACCAGAtggtcaaattttttatattagtcAAAATTCTGCCACTTGTGCAGTCAAAATGTCCATAAATAGACTCTGTCAGTTTAGACTTTAGAAAATCTCACCTCTCCCACTTCTCTTCTTCTTGATCTTTTGTTACAAAatttagttagttttttttttttgtcatttcatgTATAAACGATTGTATAGTCTATCATCGTCTACTCATGTTATTTAGTCATCATGGTTGACAATGGTATGCATGTTAATCAACGATGAACTTTTTGTGTCCAAATTGAAAAGTTGCGACTAACCGAAACATCTTTTATCAAAGTGGATAATGGAACTTCCCAAATAAAATTTTGCTATATGTCAACCTAAGAAATATttatcatcaataaaagaaatatataaacATTAAAGTAAACACTGAACAGAAGGGTTCAGTGGGATGTTTTAGAGTAATGACCACATAGGGCAATAGGGTTTTAAAGGcacacttttttatttatttaatttaatgtgtGTATGTGCATGTACTcacgtgtgcgtgcgtgcgtccgtgtatgttaaaataaatatataaaataattattattactataattttaaaataaatttagactCTTATGATATTGATAGTGAAATatatttgaagaattaaaaattATCAGAGAGATTCTAACAATTAAATCTATTTGGTGAAACTTTTCGATATTGATATAATCTTTAACTCTTCTTTCATATTATATATCTATAAttatataacttataaaaaaaatggtgcaCCAAAATTATAACTTGCATAAGTCCAAAATCAGAGAAATAATCACGGTCGTTGtctaaaccgacaaccagagaatatcactatgtgaaaattgttacaataCATAGACTATCCTCGACCTTCCCTCAGCCCCCAATACACCACACTCtccaaaacaaatatataactACTTCTCACAACATTCTAAcaaaagagtacaagagaaaaacaaaaagtcaaatataagcttaaagtgctactgactggtgcatctaaaaacaaagaacttaggtccaatATGTAGCCTTGATTTTCCCCTTGCTTCACCactctaagcgatgtgggacacTGAGACTTCTCCGATAACTATTTTTTAACCTCATTCTTTATTTAAGAAACTAGACGATGTGAGACTTGACAATCAACCTCAACATTACTAACCTCTATTGTTATAAACTTTCTCCTGTCCTTAATACAAGAGAAATcttactttttatatttattggaAATCTAATGTGtctagtcaataatatagactagatacattgaattttcaatgaatgtaaaatgtaaaatttctcttatattaaggatcggaTAAAGTATTTTTGTGTTAAGAATATAGTACTCttatatagaaaataaagagaaaacataGCTCTTATTTTCTTCCTGTATATGTAAGAGTATACATACTAGGTTTCTATTATTGGCATGCAATTGGTTCTCTATATATTGATCATAATGAATGTATTAGTCTTTACTTGTACTAGGGGTGCAGCCGCGCGCAGGTATGGAAAATGAAagaatcaaatttcattttctttgctgaaaaattttcattttctgatAACTTGCTCATCTACTCTTACTATTACTAgcttaattgaaaaaaaaaaaaaaaaaaaaagagaaactaATATACGTAAATATGTAGGCTAGTAATTTTACAAGAAGACGTTTCCTATAAATCAT
It contains:
- the LOC123911429 gene encoding uncharacterized protein LOC123911429 encodes the protein MTFCRFNPAMTMRIAILREARRKFDSILGLNRLIHSVPHSQSQSPPLAGSIYHGLNSFCFGGSLELMAVPKRKTSPHKRGIRNGPKALKPVPVLVLCKGCGRVRLPHFYCCSGKPHHENNGGQNGTI